In the genome of Corynebacterium glucuronolyticum DSM 44120, the window AGACGATCCGCAAATACTTCCGCTAGTCAGAGCTACCCTTGTACAGGAAGGGGTTCGGCGGGGTGACGCCGTACTCCTGGATCTTGGGGAAGATCTCCGCGTAGATGCGCCGCTGCACGGCCCACTGGCGGCCGGGCAGGGTCTTGACGGAGATGCGGATGTTCGCGTGATCGGGTTTGACGCTCACGATGCCTTGGACAGAGGGCTCGTCCAGCACCATCTTCTTGATGTCCTCGGCCTGGACGGCGGCCTTGGCCGCCTCCTCGATGGCCTCGCGGGCGGTGTGGAAATCGTTTTGCAGGCCGATGGGGAAATCGATGCGGGCCAGCGCGTAGCCCTGGGAGAAGTTGCCCACGCGCTCAATCTGGCCGTTGCGGACGAACCACACGGTGCCGTCGATATCCCGCAGCGTGGTCAGCCGCAAGGTGACATCCTCCACGTCGCCCACGACCTCACCCACGTCGATGGTGTCGCCCACACCGTACTGGTCCTCCATGAGCATGAAGATGCCGGCAAGGAAATCCTTCACCAGGGACTGGGCGCCAAAGCCGACTGCCAAGCCGACAACACCGGCGGAGGCAATGATGGGGGCAACGTTTACTCCGAGGTTGCGGAGGATCTCCAGCGCCGCCCACGCCCAGATGACGATGAAGGCCGTCGACCTGGCCACGGAGGCAAGCGTGTCGATGCGCCCCTGCTTGCGCTCCTGGCGGGCCTTCGCCTCGTAATCGGCGATCTCCGCCTCCTTGGTGCTCCTCACGGGGAGAAAACTGTGGAGCGGCTTCTCCTTCTGGTACCTGCTGAACTTCCTAATCGCCCAGCTGACAACCCACTGGCCCACAAACGCGATAACAATCGTGAGCAGGATCTTGAAGGGGCGCTGGATGAGCCACATCTGTGTATCGGGGTCACTCCACCAGTTATTAAAAATAATTTGTATCTTGTCCCACATGGTGCCCAGGGTACCCGGTGTGCCCGTAGCGCTCCACGTGAACACCTGACCTTCCGACGCTCCCGCCGACGGGAGCAGACGGGAGCCAACGGGAGCTGGCGGGAGCCGGTGTCAGTGCGCCTTCACCGCATACTCGCCGACAGTCTGCTCCTCGA includes:
- a CDS encoding mechanosensitive ion channel family protein, with translation MWDKIQIIFNNWWSDPDTQMWLIQRPFKILLTIVIAFVGQWVVSWAIRKFSRYQKEKPLHSFLPVRSTKEAEIADYEAKARQERKQGRIDTLASVARSTAFIVIWAWAALEILRNLGVNVAPIIASAGVVGLAVGFGAQSLVKDFLAGIFMLMEDQYGVGDTIDVGEVVGDVEDVTLRLTTLRDIDGTVWFVRNGQIERVGNFSQGYALARIDFPIGLQNDFHTAREAIEEAAKAAVQAEDIKKMVLDEPSVQGIVSVKPDHANIRISVKTLPGRQWAVQRRIYAEIFPKIQEYGVTPPNPFLYKGSSD